A genomic segment from uncultured Erythrobacter sp. encodes:
- a CDS encoding recombinase family protein, whose amino-acid sequence MKTVRCAIYTRKSSDEGLEQEFNSLDAQHEACAAYVMSQAGEGWKLLPDRYDDGGLSGGTLERPALQRLLAEVKAGRVDIIVVYKVDRLTRALLDFAKLVEALDAAGTSFVSITQSFNTTTSMGRLTLNMLLSFAQFEREVTAERIRDKIAASKAKGMWMGGIPPLGYRPEGRSLTIVEDHARIVRDIYARYLKLGNVRLVAEQLVAEGISAPLRVSSTGQAIGGRPLTRGQLNYILKNPIYAGNISHKGTIHPGNHDAIIQREKWDRVQSRLAANVQGDRSTRASSTSLLTGLLYDADREPLVPVHARKAKKQYRYYVSRFLQHGTEPGARNGMRIPAREIEQVVRQELTSLMGDPLLLAHACGLVVSPEMLAQINQDCANALPEMLRSNTKLAGIVSRITIRTDRIDVELALAGISKLFGVLASHHSQQTFTQSASVRLTRTGHVVRLVHDNGAAALKRAEPSLVRLILKARHWWNELAKGEITIKILAVREGVSASYITRVVRLAFLAPDIVEAILAGTMRAGIDGVTMVRTGAVNDNWDKQRMRFLTGVSG is encoded by the coding sequence ATGAAGACTGTCCGTTGCGCAATCTACACCCGCAAATCGAGCGACGAAGGGCTGGAACAGGAATTCAACTCGCTTGATGCCCAGCACGAGGCCTGCGCTGCCTATGTCATGAGCCAGGCCGGAGAAGGGTGGAAGCTGCTCCCCGACCGCTATGATGACGGCGGTCTGTCAGGTGGCACGCTCGAGCGCCCTGCTCTTCAGCGCCTGCTAGCCGAGGTCAAGGCCGGCAGGGTCGACATCATCGTGGTCTACAAGGTCGACCGGCTGACGCGCGCGCTGCTCGACTTTGCCAAGCTGGTCGAAGCGCTTGATGCAGCAGGCACCAGCTTCGTATCGATCACCCAGTCGTTCAACACCACAACCAGCATGGGTCGGCTTACGTTGAACATGCTGTTGTCATTCGCGCAGTTCGAGCGCGAAGTCACAGCCGAGCGCATTCGTGACAAGATCGCGGCGTCCAAGGCCAAGGGGATGTGGATGGGCGGAATCCCACCGCTTGGCTACCGGCCCGAAGGCCGGAGCCTTACGATTGTTGAAGATCACGCCCGGATCGTGCGTGATATCTATGCCCGCTACCTGAAGCTCGGCAATGTCCGCCTGGTGGCCGAGCAGCTGGTGGCAGAAGGGATTAGTGCACCCTTGCGAGTCTCAAGCACGGGCCAGGCGATCGGTGGCCGTCCACTTACCCGCGGCCAGCTCAACTACATCCTCAAAAACCCGATCTACGCCGGTAACATTTCTCATAAGGGAACGATCCATCCCGGAAACCACGATGCGATCATTCAGCGAGAGAAGTGGGACCGGGTGCAGTCGCGACTTGCCGCGAATGTGCAGGGCGACCGCAGCACGCGCGCGAGCAGTACAAGTCTTCTGACCGGGCTCTTGTATGATGCTGATCGAGAACCGTTGGTTCCTGTGCATGCGCGCAAGGCTAAGAAGCAGTATCGCTACTATGTCAGTCGGTTCTTGCAGCATGGTACCGAACCGGGCGCCAGAAACGGCATGCGGATCCCTGCCCGGGAGATCGAGCAAGTGGTTCGGCAGGAGCTAACGTCGCTTATGGGTGATCCACTGCTGCTTGCGCACGCTTGCGGGCTCGTGGTCTCGCCTGAGATGCTGGCGCAGATAAATCAAGACTGTGCCAACGCGCTTCCCGAGATGCTGCGATCCAACACGAAGCTAGCAGGCATTGTCTCCCGCATCACTATCCGCACCGATCGGATTGATGTCGAACTTGCGTTGGCGGGCATCTCTAAGCTTTTCGGGGTCCTGGCATCGCACCACAGCCAACAGACCTTTACTCAAAGCGCATCGGTCAGGCTCACCCGGACTGGGCATGTGGTGCGTCTGGTTCACGACAACGGCGCTGCTGCATTGAAGCGGGCCGAGCCATCGCTGGTCAGGCTGATCCTGAAGGCGCGCCACTGGTGGAATGAGCTGGCGAAGGGTGAGATTACGATCAAGATTCTTGCTGTGCGCGAAGGTGTCTCGGCATCCTACATCACGCGGGTTGTTCGACTGGCGTTTCTCGCACCGGACATCGTCGAAGCCATTCTGGCCGGTACAATGCGCGCAGGAATCGACGGTGTCACTATGGTCCGAACGGGCGCTGTCAATGATAACTGGGACAAGCAGAGAATGAGGTTTCTAACAGGTGTCAGTGGCTAG
- a CDS encoding PilZ domain-containing protein codes for MANDHDSLFFVIRKDEVWACWLDTKSPIKLGAASVVIAAMKELLSEHESAATDQTEAAIPARPQEEAERPIIERSTERHDVSVIGRLRTARGASTVTIHDLSKDGCQIYDELGLHSEGDRVTIRIGSIGPIGATVMWSGKKRLGVRFEYALHAYVVDHIRASMDIRS; via the coding sequence ATGGCAAACGACCACGACAGTCTGTTCTTCGTGATCCGTAAGGACGAAGTCTGGGCCTGCTGGCTGGACACTAAGTCTCCGATCAAGCTCGGTGCCGCTAGTGTGGTGATCGCAGCAATGAAAGAGCTGCTATCCGAACATGAGTCTGCCGCAACCGACCAGACTGAAGCGGCGATACCAGCACGTCCACAAGAGGAGGCGGAGCGGCCAATTATCGAAAGATCGACCGAGCGACATGACGTATCAGTCATTGGCCGACTTCGGACCGCCAGAGGCGCCAGCACCGTTACAATCCACGACCTTTCCAAAGACGGATGCCAAATATACGACGAGCTTGGCCTGCATTCTGAAGGGGATCGAGTGACGATCCGCATTGGATCGATCGGCCCTATTGGTGCGACCGTCATGTGGAGCGGCAAGAAGCGCCTCGGCGTACGCTTCGAGTATGCACTTCACGCTTACGTGGTCGATCATATCCGGGCATCCATGGATATCCGGAGCTAG